GCTTGCCAGCTAAGTGTTCACCGTAGAGGTGCGACGCACTTCTTTCAGCTCCGTGCAGGTCCTGAAGTCGCTCGAAATGCGTCGCACCTGGAACTGATACCTTGCCAGCACCTGCCACCCCTGCTATAATGTCATCCCACCGCGCCACCCTAGCTCAGCCGGTAGAGCAGCGCACTCGTAATGCGCAGGTCATCGGTTCGAATCCGATGGGTGGCTCCTCATTCCAACCCCGGTCGTTTGCGACTGGGGTTTTTTCTTGACCACCGGCCCACCCATGCCGACCGGCGCCCCCCCCTCCCCCACCCCCGTGGCCTGGCTCCGACCCCTGCTGCGACTCATCGGCCATCCCCTGTGGCTGCTGCTGCTGCTGACCGCCGTTGCCCTGGCCGGCGCCGCCCACCTGTGGCTGCCCCAGGCCCCCACCTCACTTGGGGCCGATGCCAGCGCCCTCGCCGCCTGGCTGGACGCGACCGCCGCCTCTCTCCCGGCCGGTTCACTCTTGTCGCTGCTCGGCGTCCTCGACCTGGCCCACAACCCCGGCCTGCGCCTCCTGCTGGCCCTGCTGGCCGCCACCCTCGTCCTGCGCCTGTTCGACGCCCTCCACCTGGCCTGGGCCACGCGGCGCCTGGCCCCGCCCGATCACTGGCTTCCCCGCCTCGCCCTGGTCGAGCGCCAGCAACCCGGCGCAGCCAGCGGCCGGGGGCCGGCCCTGGCGCAGCTATTCGAGCGTTGGCAAACCGCCTCGCACCCTGCCGACGATGCCGCCGCAGCCTATGACGAAGCCTTCGGCGACCGCAACCAGCGCTTCACCTGGGCGGCGCCCCTGATCGAACTGGGTCTGCTGCTGGCCCTGTTGGTTTTGGCGCTCGACCTGCGCAGCGGCTGGCAGATCGACACCCTCAGCCTCGACCCCGGCCAGAGCGCCAGCCTGGCCCCCTTTGGCCCTGACCTCGTCCGCCTGGACGAGACCGGCGCCACCCTGGAACTCTGCTGCCGGCGACCGACCTCGGCCCCCCTCGCCCCATCCCTCCACCTGGTTACGCCCGGCCTGCGGCTGAACGTCCGGCAGGTTGGCCCGGCCGTCTCGCTCTCGGCCCAGGCCGAAGGGGAGGTCGTGCCGCTTCAGGCTGTCGAAGGGGGCGGCGCGCCCGCTTCGGCGCTCGTCCTCCGCTTCCCTGCCGAACGCGCCGAACGCGCCGTCGCCCTCCCCGACCGCAACCTCTTCCTGCGGCTGGTGGCGCTGCCCGGCGATCAGTTCAGCCTGCAGGCGCTCGACGGCGCCAACAATGTGCTCTTGACCGAGTCCCTCGCCGCCGCCGCCAACCTGACGGTGGGCGATGTCAGCCTGCAAGTCCGGCCCGGCCACTACGCCGTGGTCAGCGTCGTCGCCCGGCCCTGGCAAGGGTTGTTCGTCCCGGCCCTGCTCCTGGCCCTGGTGGGATGGCTGCTGCGTTGGCGCTTCCCCTATGTGCGCGGGGGCCTGCGGCTGAACGAGGGCGGGGCGATGGTGCGCTGGCAGGGACAGGCCGGCGGCCGGCCCAGGGTCGATGACCTCGCCGGCGCCCTGGCTAGGGCCGAAGCGGATCAGCTCAGATAATCGCGCAGCTTGCGGCTGCGGATGGGGTGGCGGAGTTTGCGCAGGGCTTTGGCCTCGATCTGGCGGATGCGCTCGCGGGTGACGCCAAATTCCTGGCCGACTTCTTCCAGGGTGTGGCTCATGCCGTCGTTGAGGCCAAAGCGCAGTTCCAACACCTTGCGCTCGCGGTCGCTCAGTTGTTCCAGGATCTCCTGCATCTGCTCTTTCAGGAGCTGGTTGCTGGCCACATCGGCCGGGGCGGGCAGGCTCTCGTCCTCGATGAAGTCACCGAGCGAGCTACTGTCCTCATTCCCCACCGGCATCTCCAACGACATCGGCTCCTGTGAGACGCGGGTGATCTTGCGGACTTTGGCCGCCGCCCGTTTGACCGTGCGCTTTTGCACCGCATCCAGCGGCCGGCCTTCTTTCATCGCCAGGCGAATGGCCTCGCGTTCGTCCTCCGATTCGATGAAATCCATCTCCACCGCCACTTCCTCGGCGGTTGGCTCTCGCCCCAGCTCCTGCATCAGCCGGCGCTGGACGCGCAACAGCCGGTTGATGTTTTCGACCATATGCACGGGGATGCGGATGGTGCGGGCCTGGTCGGCGATGGCCCGGCTGATCGATTGGCGGATCCACCAGGTGGCGTAGGTGCTGAATTTGAAGCCCAATTCGTAGTCGAATTTCTCGACCGCCCGCAACAGCCCCAGGTTGCCCTCCTGGATCAGATCAAGAAAGCTCATCCCGCGGCCAATGTAGCGCTTGGCCACGCTCACCACCAGGCGCAGATTGCTGCGGCTCAGTTCCTGCTGCGCCCGCAGGCCGTCGTCGATCGTCCGGCGCATCTGCTGGCGCTGGTCGTCCGCGAGGGAAGCCAGCATCACCGCCGGGGTCACGTCTGCCGCCGTCGCCAGCTCCTTCAGTTCGGCCTCGGCGCGCTGGCCGGCGCGGATGCGTTTGGCGATGGCCACCTCCTGGTCGCCGGTCAACAAGGGGTGCTGGCCGATCTCGCGCAGATACTGGCGCACCGGGTCGGCGATGCTGATGTCGTCGATGATGCGCTCGACCGGCAGCACGGCCTCGGCCTCGACCTCGGCCTCGAGGTCCTCGTCGCGATCGAGGAAGGGGAAGATATCGACATCGTCTTCGGTTTCGGCGTCGATATCCAGCACCGGCACATCCAACAATTCATTTTCGTCTTCGTCCGGTTCGTCCTCGTCCTCGCTTTCGTCGTTGGTGTAGGGCTGTTCGTCGGCCGCATCCTCGTCGAAAACGAAGGTCAGATCATCGAAGTCGTCGTTGTATTCGGTTGTACGGTTCGACGAAGTGCGGGAACTGGTCATCGCTGCGGATACGGAAGACGTCAACGGCGCTGGTCCATCAGCCAACGGCTGGAGTGGCGGCGCGAGGCAAGGGCCTGTTCGAGGTGTTTCAAGTCGCGAGTCTGTCGGGTCAATTGCCGATGAAGTTCGAGGTCGGCGCCGTCGCTGGCATGGAGCAGGATCTCCAGGTCGCGGCACCGTTCCCGGAGTCGCTGTCTTCGTAGTTGGAGGATGCTATCCAGCAAGTCCTTGCGGCGCTGCTCGTCGCGCACCGTCTCCAGACCGGCAATGGCCTGCTGCAAGGTGGCGGACGCCAGCTGGAGGCCGGGGGCTAGATGGTTCAGGCGTTCGACCAGGGGCAGGGTTGGCCCGGCAGCGGCGTCACTGTACAGGAATTCCTGCTGAGCGTCAAACATGGCGCGGTTGGGGGTTTCCTGAAAGTCCTCGGCGTTGATAGGGTCGAAACGCAGTTGGGCCAGTTCGTGGTCGGCCCAGGCCAACAGAGTGGGCTGGGCGAAGAGATGGGCCAGGATGTGCAGCTCCAGCCGGTTCAGAGGCTCTGAGGAGGCGGCGGTGGCAGGTCTTACGGGCGCGGGCGGCCTGGGGGCGGGGGCAAGGTTGTCGTCCGGCCACAGCGGCGGTTCTTCATCGGCGCCGCTGCTGGCGGGCGGGTGAGGTTCGGGCGCAGGGGGCTGCTGGCGCGGGCCGGCTTTGGCCCGCCCTTGCTGGCGCACGTAGTTCTCCAATTCGAGGTCGATCTCGCGTTCGTTGACGCCGACCAGACGCGCCAGCCGGCCGATATAGTGGCGGCGCTCGACCGGGTCGTCGATCTCGCTGATGCTGGGCGCCAGCTGGCGGACGAGCTGGACTTTGCCCTGCGCCGTTTTCAGGTCGGCGGCGGCGGCGCTCTGCTCGAAGAGGAAGTCGAGCAAGGGGGTGGCGGCGGCGATGAGGTGTTGCCAGGCGGCGGGGTCGTGGCGGATGACGTCGTCGGGGTCCTGGCCGGGCGGCATGGCGGCGATCTTGATCACGGCGCCGAGGCGGGTTTCGTAGCGCAGGCCGCGGGCGGTGGGGACGGGGGCGGCGCTGGCCAGGGCCTCGCGCGCCACTTGCAGGCTGCGCAGGGTGGCGCTGGCCCCGGCGGCGTCGGCGTCGAGGGCAAAGACGAAGGTGCGCGTGTAGCGACTCAGGCGCTGCAGGTGTGGCGGGGTGATGGCGGTGCCCATGGCGGCGACGACGTTGTTGAAGCCGGCCTGGTGGGCGCTGATCACGTCCATGTAGCCTTCGACGATGACGGCCTGATCCTGGGCGAGGAGGGCGCGGCGGGCCAGGTCGAGGGCGAAGATGACGCTGCCCTTGTCGAACAGCGGCGTCTGCGGCGAATTGAGGTATTTCGGCTCGCCCTGGTCGAGGATGCGGCCGCCAAAGCCGATCACGCGGCCCTGGGCATCGCGGATGGGGATCATCACCCGGCCCCGGAAACGGTCGTAGTGGCCGCCACCATCGCGGCGCACCACCAAGCCGGCGGTTTCGAGTTCGGCGGCGGCGAAGTCGCGGCCGGCCAGGTAGTTCAGAAGCGCATCCCATCCCTGGGGGGCGTAGCCAAGCTGGAAGCTGGCGACCGTCTCGGCCAGGATGCCCCGGCGTTGGAGGTAGGCCTGCGCCGGTTCGCCGCCGGGGGTGTGCAGCAACTGGTGCTGGAAAAAGCCCGCGGCCAGGGTGTGGATCTCGCGCAGGCGGTTGAGTTTGCTGGCGGCTTCGGGGTCGCGGTCGCGGTCGAGATCGACGTGGGCGCGTTTGGCCAGCAGCTCCAGGGCGGTGCGGAAGTCAACGTTTTCTTTCTTCTCGACGAAACGGATGACATCGCCGCCGGTGCTGCAGGCGCCAAAACAACGCCACGTGCCTCTATCGGGGAAGACGTAGAACGAGGGCGTCTTTTCGGCATGAAATGGGCAAAGGGCCTTGTAGTTGCGGCCGGCTTTTTGCAGCGGGATGTAGCCGCCGATGACATCGACGATGTCGAGGCGGTCTTTGATTTCGTCGATGGCGGACATCGAGGTTCCAGTTTAGCGTGGGGGGTGAAGTCCCTGAGATTGTTCCCAACTCTGATCGGGTGACGCGGAAATCACGAAGAAACCGTGATCTGCGGGGTAGGCCATGACATCAGCAACCCTAATGCCTGCAAATTGCCTTGAATCGTGCGATGCTGTTCTTGCATCAGTCTCAGTAATTCATCTGCATCTCTGTCATCGTGTTGGGCTTTGAAGTGAGGGTTGACAGCCTTCAGATCGTAGTTGTTTTTTTCGATTTGCCCGCGAGTGATGGACCAGCTTCTGTCGCTATCTGCAAGACCTGGCATCAAATTGAAAAAACCAGCGAAATGTTCAGCAGTTAAAGGTTCTGTCTTACTGATCTTTATATCGGATAGGTCGTAGTACCAAATTTTCTCTGTCAGCTCTCCTTTGATGAAAAACAGGATATCTGTCTTGATCGATGCTCCCGCGTTGACAAAAGTTCCTGACGGTAAACTGATAACACACCACAGGTTACACGTATCCAGGAGTTTTCGCTTTGTTTGTACAAAAGCTGTATCATTGGTTCGAAACAGAATGCCCTCATCGACGACGATTGCGCAGCGTCCTCCCGGAGCAAGGCTATCGATGACATGCTGAAGGAAAAGCAACTGGGTAGAACTCGACTTGTAGGCGAATTGCGTTTGCGCCACCTTGCTTTCTTTGCCGCCAAAGGGGGGATTGGTCACGATCACATCGAAGCGCCTCGGTGCGTGTTCGAACAGCCCGCCGTAGATCTCGTTCCCGGTCAGTGTGTTGCCATGCCAAATATGCGGTTCATCGATGCCATGAAGGACGAGGTTAGCGAGTGCGATGGGGTAGATCAGGTTTTCCTTCTCACGTCCGTAGAGATGACACGGTTGGATCGCTGAGTCGGGGGGCAGTTCGCCAACGGAATCTGCTTGTTTCTGCCTCACATGTTCATAGCATTGCACCAGAAAACCACCGGTGCCACAGCAAGGATCATAAATAGACTCGTCCGGTTGCGGATCGATGGCCCTGACCATCGCCCGCACAACTTCGCGAGGGGTGAAGAATTGCCCACCGTCGTTGGACTTGTGCCCCATTTTTAATAACAAGCCTTCGTAGACTTGTGAGAGTGGGAAGATATGCGTTGGATCGATGCTGTCAGCGCGTATCTCCTGAACGCGATTCAGAACCTCGATCAGATTGTATTCGGTATCGATACGCGTCCGTTCGATATTTGCAGCGATTTCGCCGACGATCTTCTGGCGTGATGTCGCTTGGGGGTGCTGGCCGAGTCCCCTCAGGTATGGAAAAAGTTCATCATTGACAAACGCCAGCAGAGAACCTTCACCCTTCGTTTCCAGCTCGCGGCGCTTCCATCCCTGCGGCTTATGGTTGTCTGGGTCGTGAAACAGTGATGGTTCATAGGGCGCGGCCCAGTCGTGCCAGCGATAGGGCGACTCGATGGAGTAATCAAAGACCCGTCCTGTTGCTTCGACTCTTTCTGCCTCGTTCGTTTCCTGCTCGTCAAGAATGCGCAAGAACAGGATCCAGGTAAGCTCAGGTATGTACTGCAAGGCGCCGGCGCAGTTCGAGCGTCGCAAAATATCGGTAATTCCTTTGATCGCTTTGTTCAAAGACTGCTGGGTGGGAAAGACCTTCCCGGATCTTTTAGTTGTCATCATGTTGTCTATTTGTTCGAAGTTCGCTCTCTGGTGCGATTCGATACAGCATCGACGAACTGGAGATACGCCTGAATATAAGCAGATAGTTCAAACAGATCCGTTTTTCGCGACTTATGAACGATCCGCAAGATTTTGCCAGCGTTATGGGGATCAGGTGTGAGTTCGCCTGGGTGTTTCTTGCTCGGCACGAAAATGCCGGTTTCGTCTACTCTGCCGCCCCGTAGCGCCACGCTTGTATCACGTTCTTGGGCCAGCTCTACCGCGGGAATGACAACATACGAGAATATCTCCGGGTATTCGTATGGCGTGCCGTCGGCAAGTGCGTCGTTGCGCCACGCCCATCCTACCATGACCACCAGGTCTTCTTCGGCGTTGATCAGACTGCTCAGGACCTCGAAGCGCGCCGACTGTTCATCAGAGTCAGCATCGACGGCCTTCATCTCGATTTGAACTCGTTTTCCCAGTACGGCATCCCGAATGAAGAAATCCGGGTACTCATGGGCTACGGCAAAGGTCAGCCGCAAGTCGAAACCAAACGCCTCCAGAATCGAGTCATCCATGTATTTGCTGAGCGCATACTCCAGCATGGCGCCAATACGGGTGCGATAAGAGGATAACTGGCGTCTGCCCGTCGGCAATGGCTCGGTAGCCCGGTCGCGTTTGGCCAGTTGTCGCGGAGCAAAAAGGGAGTTGACCTGGTTGACTGCCTGTGGCATGAGCGCGTTGATGAAGATTGTGATCTCCTCGATCATGGCTTTCCCATTCGCGATCTTGTTGCCAATACTGAGTATTTCAGGATGAAGATTCATCATCTGCAAGTCGATTATCCTTTTCTGTGTCGGTGATTTTCAGTGGGAAAGGGAATTCTGAGAGAATTTTCTGTTCATAAGCATCAAGAAGATGCAATTGCCTCTGATAAGCAAGACTTGTCTCGATCACCAGATTCATCCGGCGCGTCAATTCGTCGGCCAGGTGCTGTTGTTCTTGGATGGAGTCAGGAACAAGGACTTCTTGTGCAAGCACGTGTCGCATATTGGCGCGGGGCATCCGCGCCCCCGTCCGCTCTTGCATGGCCGCCTGGACGGTCTGTGGTCTTCGCAATATCCAGGCGAGGAAATCCTTTGAAACGCCTGGTCGCGGTAAGAGCGGCACAAGTTCGGTAGAGCAACGACCCGCGAAGTCAGGAACCGCGACCTTATTCAGATAGGGCCGCAGTTTGCAGTAGAGCACGTGGCGGGCGTCAAACAGAAATGCTGTCCCATGGCCGTGGTTGGAGGAGGTCAAGCCGTCGTACAGAATTCTGCCTGTAACGCTTTCGATATGCTCCAGACCCAGAAATGGTAGCTTAGCAGCCACCGGTGAATCCGGCGCTATGACCGTTCGGTTTTCGACGCACAAATCCCCGATGGCCTGCCATCGATATGCCATTGCAGACTCCAGATGTCTGAAAATATCGCTCGAGGCAACGCTGGCCTAGGCCGCTTGCAGCGCGCCCTCAAAAGATCCCTGCAGAGCCTGGAGAATGACCTGTGGAAACTCAACCACCAGGAAGTAATCGGCAGGGTAGAGATAATCTTCGCCGCTTTCATCGACGATGCGCAGATCGCCTTCCAGCCGCGCATCTTCATCGGGCACAATTCGATACAACTTGTGTAATTCCAGAGAAGCCGGATAATCCCAGTTGTTTACGCAAATCGCATACTTTTGTGTCGAATGCATTGCTTCTTTCATGACGGCAATCCAAATAGCACTTTCGCTTGAATTCTTTCGCGGTGCACTCGGTGATCTCGAAGCGCATGATGTCTCATTCTACCGCAAGCGGGGGGGATCAGCCAACGACTGCCGGCAGCCCGGCAGCCGCTCAGCGGCCGGCGACATCCTCGGCCAGCCAGGTAGTCATGCGGCCATCGGCCAGGGCCGGCAGCCACCGCTCGGCGGCCAGGTCGTAGCGGTGGAGGCCGCCCGGTTCGGGCAGCAGCAGGCGGCCAGCGATCAGGGCCAGGCTGAAGACGCCGGTCAATGGATGATCGAGGTCGCCGCCCAACAGCCGCAGCACCCGGCCTGATTGAACATCGATTTCGGCGAGGCGATGATACCTGGGCGTGTAGAGGAAAAGGGCGTACAAACGGCGGCCGGCGGCGTCGAAAGCCAGGGCTTGGGGATGGCCCATCCCGCCCAGGTGGACATCGACAACGGCGACCGCAGAAAAATGACCCAGGTCAGAAATCGGGATGAGGCGCACCACGTCGCCCCCGGCCAGGCCGACGGCCAGGAAATCGCCAGCGCGGGCGAGGGCGAAGGGGGCCGGGCCGACTGCTATCTGGCCGATGCGAGCGAGGCTGGCCGGGTCGAGGACGAGAAGGCGGTCGTTGGCGGCATCGGCCACGTAGACGGCCTGGCCCGTGACCGCCAGCCCGGCCAGCCGGCTTCTTTCGGGGGGCAGGGCGGCCCAGGCCGGCGCCGACTGCCCTGGGCCGAGCCGCCACACCTGGCCCAGGCTGGCATCGCTGCCAAAGAGGGCGCCATCCGGGCCAAAGGCCAGGCCGCCCGGCGCCGGGCCGATAGGCGCTGTGCTGATGGGCCGGCCGTCGGCGGCCAACAGCCGGAGACGACCAGGCTCGGCAATGGCAAAGCGGTGGCCACTGTGGTCGACGGCCAGGATGGCGGGCCGCCAACCGGCAGTTCGGGCCGCAGCCGGGGCTGTCTGGTTCAGGAGCCGGGGCAGGCCGAGGCGATGGGGGGTGGGGGTAGGTGTGAAGGTGGGCGTGGGCGAGGGGGTGGGGGTTTCGGTGTGGGTGGGGGTAATGGTGGGCGTGGGGGTGAGGGTGGCGGTGGGCGAGGGTGTGGACGACGGGGTTTGGGTGGGGGTGGGGGAAGGGGTGAAGGTAGGGGCGACGAGATCGAGATGAAGACGGTAGATGGCGAAACAGGAGCCAACCGCCGCTTTGTTGCCCGTCCGCACGAAGTAGCGCCCATCCAGGCCGGGGTAGAAACGAAGCCGGCTGGCAGGGTTGCCGGGCGCAAGGTCGTCGTTGGCCGCCAACAACAGGCCGTCGCCATCGTAGAGTTCGAGCAGGGTGTCGGCCTCCAGGTTATCGGCGAGCGCCGTTCTGATCTCGTAGATCAGACCGGCTTCGGCGTCGAAATGGCTCCAGTCCTCGTCTTGCGGGCGGTGGAAGTTGTGTTGCTGGAAGAGGCCCAGCTCCAGCGGCCGGCTCTGGTTGGCGGCGTCGTCCGGCTCGAAGGCGTCGGGGTAGGGGACGCAGGTAGGGGTGGCGGTGGGGGTGAGGGTGGCGGTGGGCGAGGGCGTGTGGGTCGGGGTGACCGTTGGGGTGGGGCTGGGGGTGGGCGTCTCGGTGGCGGTGGGGGTGGTCGTCGGCGTGGGCGTGAGGGTGGGGGTGGGCGTTTCGGAGGGGGTGGGGGTGATGGTGGGGGTGGGGGTGGGGGTCTCGACGCGCACCGGGGCGGCATCGAGCAACGGGGCGATGGCGGCGTTGGCGGCGACGGCGCTGACGCTGTTGGTGTAGAGGCCCACTTGCTGTGCGGCGCGAGCCTGAAAGGTGATGACAAGGGTCGATGGGCGCTGGAAATTGCCCTTGGGGAGGGCGGCGACGGCGTCGAATTGTGGCCGGGTGACGCCGTTCACGTTCATCCAGTCCCAGGGCAGCCAGTCGGGCCGCTGGTTGGGGTCGTTGAGTTCGAAGACGGCGACGCCGAGGACTTCAGTCCAACCCGACCAGTAGTCGCGGAAGCTGCGCTGCATGTAGTCGGCGCGGTTGTTCTCGTCGATGGCGGCGTAGCCCTCGAAGGCGAAGGCGTTGTTGCCCAGGTTGTGGCCGGTTTCGGAGAGGAGCACGCGCACATCCCGGCGCCCGAATTGGTTGATGATGGCGAGTTCTTTTTGGTAGGAGTCGATGGTCGCCCAGCCATAGACGGCCGTGCGCTGGTGGTTGTTGTAGGTGGGCGGATGGTTGCCCGGATAGGCATGGCTGGCCCAGACATCCCATTTGTGTAGCGAAGCCGGGACCTGGGTGAACATCTGGGTCAGAAAGGCGTCGGGGAGGATGGTGGCGCCGGGCGAGAGCGGGGCATTGAGGATGACGACGCGGGGGTCGTTGGCGGCTGCGATGGCGTCATAAGCTTGCACGAGGAAGCTGGCATATTCGCGGGCATTGGGCTGCATCCCCCACTCCACATCCAGGTTCGGCTCGTTCCAGATCTGCACATACAGCTTGTGTCCATCGCGCTTGGGCAGGCTGTCCACCACCCTGGCCAGGGCGCGGGTGTAGCTCTGATAGTTCAGGGGGCTGTCGGCAGGCGGCTTGAGCCAGTAGCCGCCGGGGTGCTCGCCGGCCAGCCGGATGACGGGCTTGAGGTGGCGGTCGTAGGCCAGGTTGACGAAGTGTTTGTAGCAATCGGGCGCCGATTGCCAGTCGCTGGTGATCCCGAACAGCAGTTGCTTGACCCAACCGCCTCCCCCCGTCAACGCCGCCGCCCGCTCTACCTGGAATTCGATCACCTCGTCGCGGTTGCACGCTTCCTGGAAGAAGGTGTTGACGCCAAAGAAGTTGTCGTCGCGGCGTGGGGGCGCGGCCAGGCCGGCCCAGGTGAGGTTGCGGCCGCTGATGGTGGGATTGGCCGCCGACATGAGCAGGCCGTTGGCCTCCACCCGGCTGCTGCCCGCCACGTAGCTGAACCCGGCCGGCAGTGTGTCGGTGACGGCAATCGCCCTGGCTTCGGCGTCGCCCTGGTTCGTGAGGGTGATGGTGTAGGTCACGGTCTGACCGGGGAGGACGGCGGGCGGATCGACGGTCTTGGCCAGGGTGATGGCCGGCGACAGGGCCGCGACCGGCGGCCGGTCGGGTTCGGGCGCCAGCAGGAAGACAGCCAGGATCAAAGCGGAGAGAGCGAATCGCGGCCTCATGCCGCTGATTGTACAGCAACGGATGCATGTTCCGGGTTCCGAGTTCCGGGTTCCGTGAGCAATCCGCGGCTTGCACAATGTCATGGGTCAAGGAACACCTGCCCCCTGCCGTCCGCCCCCTGCGATCCTTCGTTTCACTCAGGACAAGCTCTGCGACTTGCCACCTGCCCCCTGCCACCCGCCCCCCGCCCCCCGCCCCCTGCCACCTGCCACCTGCCACCTGCGACCTGCCACCTGCGACCTGCCACCTGCGATCCTTCGTTTCACTCAGGACAAGCTCTGCCACTTGCCACTTGCCACTCTGCATTAGCATTCGTGCGCGGGCTTCCGCTATAATC
The sequence above is drawn from the Caldilineales bacterium genome and encodes:
- a CDS encoding type I restriction-modification system subunit M — its product is MNKAIKGITDILRRSNCAGALQYIPELTWILFLRILDEQETNEAERVEATGRVFDYSIESPYRWHDWAAPYEPSLFHDPDNHKPQGWKRRELETKGEGSLLAFVNDELFPYLRGLGQHPQATSRQKIVGEIAANIERTRIDTEYNLIEVLNRVQEIRADSIDPTHIFPLSQVYEGLLLKMGHKSNDGGQFFTPREVVRAMVRAIDPQPDESIYDPCCGTGGFLVQCYEHVRQKQADSVGELPPDSAIQPCHLYGREKENLIYPIALANLVLHGIDEPHIWHGNTLTGNEIYGGLFEHAPRRFDVIVTNPPFGGKESKVAQTQFAYKSSSTQLLFLQHVIDSLAPGGRCAIVVDEGILFRTNDTAFVQTKRKLLDTCNLWCVISLPSGTFVNAGASIKTDILFFIKGELTEKIWYYDLSDIKISKTEPLTAEHFAGFFNLMPGLADSDRSWSITRGQIEKNNYDLKAVNPHFKAQHDDRDADELLRLMQEQHRTIQGNLQALGLLMSWPTPQITVSS
- a CDS encoding DUF11 domain-containing protein, which translates into the protein MRPRFALSALILAVFLLAPEPDRPPVAALSPAITLAKTVDPPAVLPGQTVTYTITLTNQGDAEARAIAVTDTLPAGFSYVAGSSRVEANGLLMSAANPTISGRNLTWAGLAAPPRRDDNFFGVNTFFQEACNRDEVIEFQVERAAALTGGGGWVKQLLFGITSDWQSAPDCYKHFVNLAYDRHLKPVIRLAGEHPGGYWLKPPADSPLNYQSYTRALARVVDSLPKRDGHKLYVQIWNEPNLDVEWGMQPNAREYASFLVQAYDAIAAANDPRVVILNAPLSPGATILPDAFLTQMFTQVPASLHKWDVWASHAYPGNHPPTYNNHQRTAVYGWATIDSYQKELAIINQFGRRDVRVLLSETGHNLGNNAFAFEGYAAIDENNRADYMQRSFRDYWSGWTEVLGVAVFELNDPNQRPDWLPWDWMNVNGVTRPQFDAVAALPKGNFQRPSTLVITFQARAAQQVGLYTNSVSAVAANAAIAPLLDAAPVRVETPTPTPTITPTPSETPTPTLTPTPTTTPTATETPTPSPTPTVTPTHTPSPTATLTPTATPTCVPYPDAFEPDDAANQSRPLELGLFQQHNFHRPQDEDWSHFDAEAGLIYEIRTALADNLEADTLLELYDGDGLLLAANDDLAPGNPASRLRFYPGLDGRYFVRTGNKAAVGSCFAIYRLHLDLVAPTFTPSPTPTQTPSSTPSPTATLTPTPTITPTHTETPTPSPTPTFTPTPTPHRLGLPRLLNQTAPAAARTAGWRPAILAVDHSGHRFAIAEPGRLRLLAADGRPISTAPIGPAPGGLAFGPDGALFGSDASLGQVWRLGPGQSAPAWAALPPERSRLAGLAVTGQAVYVADAANDRLLVLDPASLARIGQIAVGPAPFALARAGDFLAVGLAGGDVVRLIPISDLGHFSAVAVVDVHLGGMGHPQALAFDAAGRRLYALFLYTPRYHRLAEIDVQSGRVLRLLGGDLDHPLTGVFSLALIAGRLLLPEPGGLHRYDLAAERWLPALADGRMTTWLAEDVAGR
- the rpoD gene encoding RNA polymerase sigma factor RpoD — its product is MTSSRTSSNRTTEYNDDFDDLTFVFDEDAADEQPYTNDESEDEDEPDEDENELLDVPVLDIDAETEDDVDIFPFLDRDEDLEAEVEAEAVLPVERIIDDISIADPVRQYLREIGQHPLLTGDQEVAIAKRIRAGQRAEAELKELATAADVTPAVMLASLADDQRQQMRRTIDDGLRAQQELSRSNLRLVVSVAKRYIGRGMSFLDLIQEGNLGLLRAVEKFDYELGFKFSTYATWWIRQSISRAIADQARTIRIPVHMVENINRLLRVQRRLMQELGREPTAEEVAVEMDFIESEDEREAIRLAMKEGRPLDAVQKRTVKRAAAKVRKITRVSQEPMSLEMPVGNEDSSSLGDFIEDESLPAPADVASNQLLKEQMQEILEQLSDRERKVLELRFGLNDGMSHTLEEVGQEFGVTRERIRQIEAKALRKLRHPIRSRKLRDYLS
- the dnaG gene encoding DNA primase, producing the protein MSAIDEIKDRLDIVDVIGGYIPLQKAGRNYKALCPFHAEKTPSFYVFPDRGTWRCFGACSTGGDVIRFVEKKENVDFRTALELLAKRAHVDLDRDRDPEAASKLNRLREIHTLAAGFFQHQLLHTPGGEPAQAYLQRRGILAETVASFQLGYAPQGWDALLNYLAGRDFAAAELETAGLVVRRDGGGHYDRFRGRVMIPIRDAQGRVIGFGGRILDQGEPKYLNSPQTPLFDKGSVIFALDLARRALLAQDQAVIVEGYMDVISAHQAGFNNVVAAMGTAITPPHLQRLSRYTRTFVFALDADAAGASATLRSLQVAREALASAAPVPTARGLRYETRLGAVIKIAAMPPGQDPDDVIRHDPAAWQHLIAAATPLLDFLFEQSAAAADLKTAQGKVQLVRQLAPSISEIDDPVERRHYIGRLARLVGVNEREIDLELENYVRQQGRAKAGPRQQPPAPEPHPPASSGADEEPPLWPDDNLAPAPRPPAPVRPATAASSEPLNRLELHILAHLFAQPTLLAWADHELAQLRFDPINAEDFQETPNRAMFDAQQEFLYSDAAAGPTLPLVERLNHLAPGLQLASATLQQAIAGLETVRDEQRRKDLLDSILQLRRQRLRERCRDLEILLHASDGADLELHRQLTRQTRDLKHLEQALASRRHSSRWLMDQRR